In Anser cygnoides isolate HZ-2024a breed goose chromosome 16, Taihu_goose_T2T_genome, whole genome shotgun sequence, one genomic interval encodes:
- the SALL4 gene encoding sal-like protein 4 isoform X4, producing the protein MSRRKQAKPQHINSEEQPPDAASGSPQDVPGDGDGEMSSKRCRTEETKICEKCCAEFFDLSEFLEHKKNCTKNPPVLIMNDSEGAVPPESFSEASVGSFPTDRMDSRTRKDTQAKGCTGSTEKREGKMDAESVGGMYLKIEPPAAPATPGLSYLPKSKVPNTNVTLQTIRGTKVAVNQRTSDAISSSAASFNAIPMILEQLVCLQQQQLQQIQLTEQIRIQIAMMAPHALHPSIAAAADPLKALGAHMSQQLSAAVALIGQKAGSQSLSLESLKQGKLPHSNTGVAAAGSLAAGLSSSFPLKPEASRSFPGSISRFPNPLLPQSSHSVIFQNPLSAVSSVIDSSKRVKGKPPNICVSESKSNAEEPFFKHKCKFCGKVFGNDSALQIHLRSHTGERPYKCNICGNRFTTKGNLKVHFQRHKDKYPHIKMNPYPVPEHLDNVPTSSGIPYGMSVPLDESNLIVDSKPLLTTLPTSAATSAPQNVSNLAGIKESLPGTFSGDLQSRPSPESEGGSSSSGAVGHESGTEQSLSSPQAACSGSIFHAGGSNEQGSETSKLQQLVENIDKSTADPNECLICHRVLSCQSSLKMHYRTHTGERPFKCKICGRAFSTKGNLKTHYGVHRANTPLKMQHSCPICQKKFTNAVVLQQHIRMHMGGQIPNTPMPENTSDNTDVDPAVAEKNGDVSRPDENVENIEMEEDLESQDGPRSSSKPPTPYDAQSESPATASGFSGIAALENQMKIVSSTLNLQRQSSLKSSDNGSAESDGMTNDSSSVAGDPDYQNGRSPAASESASLQALSPANSQAESVRSKSPSFNSQEDAGTGNKSEGPENASGEMEGVVALDLTYGNIGRKVIKEEPGLHFANGEYGRTSIPAAFVRAPPALIKMEMPSERPISTSHFIGPPALSPGVAPLLVPRPKFCRPAKQHICTTCGKNFSSASALQIHERTHTGEKPFACTICGRAFTTKGNLKVHVGTHMWNNSARRGRRLSIDNPMALLGNDPKKM; encoded by the exons ATGTCGCGACGGAAGCAGGCGAAGCCCCAGCACATCAACTCCGAGGAGCAGCCCCCAGATGCTGCAAGTG ggagTCCACAAGACGTCCCAGGTGACGGAGATGGTGAAATGAGTTCCAAAAGGTGCCGAACAGAGGAAACTAAAATCTGTGAGAAATGCTGTGCAGAATTCTTTGATCTCTCTGAATTCCTTGAGCATAAGAAAAATTGCACTAAAAATCCACCTGTCCTAATCATGAATGACAGTGAGGGAGCAGTACCTCCTGAAAGCTTCTCTGAAGCTTCTGTAGGGAGCTTCCCAACCGACCGAATGGATAGCAGGACACGCAAGGACACTCAGGCAAAGGGCTGCACTGGTTCTAcggaaaagagagaaggaaaaatggatgCCGAATCGGTAGGAGGAATGTACCTTAAAATAGAACCCCCTGCTGCGCCTGCGACTCCTGGGCTAAGCTATCTACCAAAATCTAAAGTACCAAACACTAATGTGACTTTGCAGACGATACGTGGCACTAAAGTGGCTGTGAACCAACGTACCTCCGATGCCATCTCTTCTTCAGCAGCCAGTTTTAATGCTATTCCGATGATCCTGGAGCAGCTCGTgtgtttgcagcagcagcagctccagcaaatCCAGCTGACGGAGCAAATTCGCATTCAGATTGCCATGATGGCTCCCCATGCCCTGCATCCTTCtatagctgctgctgctgatccGCTGAAAGCTCTGGGTGCTCACATGTCTCAGCAGCTGTCGGCTGCTGTTGCTTTAATCGGACAAAAAGCTGGAAGCCAGAGCCTATCACTGGAATCCTTGAAGCAAGGAAAACTACCTCATTCTAACACTGGCGTTGCGGCCGCTGGCTCGCTGGCTGCCgggctttcctcctccttccccttgaAGCCGGAGGCAAGCAGAAGCTTCCCCGGCTCTATTTCTCGGTTCCCGAATCCTTTGCTACCTCAATCCTCCCACTCCGTCATCTTCCAAAATCCACTTTCGGCTGTGTCTTCTGTAATAGATTCCTCAAAGAGGGTGAAGGGGAAACCTCCCAATATTTGCGTGTCTGAAAGCAAATCGAATGCAGAAGAGCCGTTCTTCAAACACAAGTGTAAATTCTGCGGCAAGGTCTTTGGCAATGACAGTGCTCTGCAGATTCACCTCCGTTCCCACACCGGTGAGAGACCCTACAAGTGTAACATTTGTGGCAACCGCTTTACAACCAAAGGAAACCTTAAAGTGCATTTTCAGCGTCACAAAGACAAATATCCCCACATAAAGATGAATCCGTACCCGGTTCCTGAGCACCTGGACAATGTTCCCACTAGCAGCGGAATCCCCTATGGGATGTCTGTGCCACTGGATGAGTCCAACCTAATCGTGGATAGCAAACCTCTCCTAACAACCCTGCCTACCTCTGCGGCGACCAGCGCACCTCAGAATGTCTCCAACCTAGCAGGCATTAAGGAGTCCCTGCCCGGTACGTTCTCTGGTGACCTGCAGTCAAGGCCTTCTCCAGAAAGCGAAGGTGGCTCTTCCTCATCAGGGGCGGTCGGTCACGAATCGGGAACAGAGCAGAGCTTGAGTTCACCACAAGCTGCCTGTAGCGGGAGCATCTTCCACGCGGGTGGGTCCAACGAGCAAGGCTCTGAAACATCGAAGCTTCAGCAGCTGGTTGAAAACATCGACAAATCCACTGCTGACCCCAATGAGTGTCTGATCTGTCACAGAGTGCTGAGCTGTCAAAGCTCACTCAAAATGCATTATCGTACTCACACTGGAGAGAGGCCGTTCAAGTGTAAGATCTGTGGTCGTGCCTTCTCCACTAAAGGGAACCTTAAAACTCACTATGGTGTCCACCGAGCCAATACTCCTCTGAAGATGCAACATTCGTGTCCTATTTGCCAGAAGAAGTTTACAAACGCagttgtgctgcagcagcacatccGCATGCATATGGGGGGACAGATACCTAATACACCCATGCCCGAAAACACCTCTGACAACACTGATGTGGATCCTGCTGTAGCTGAGAAGAACGGAGACGTCAGCCGCCCAGATGAGAACGTGGAGAACATAGAGATGGAAGAGGACCTGGAGTCTCAGGATGGCCCTAGGAGTTCCTCAAAACCTCCTACTCCATACGATGCACAATCAGAATCACCAGCCACGGCATCTGGCTTCTCTGGTATTGCAGCACTGGAGAATCAAATGAAGATTGTCAGCTCTACTTTGAACTTGCAACGGCAAAGCAGCTTGAAGTCCAGCGACAATGGCTCGGCAGAAAGCGATGGCATGACAAACGATTCATCTTCTGTGGCAGGAGATCCGGATTACCAGAACGGCAGGAGCCCTGCTGCCTCTGAGTCTGCATCGCTCCAGGCTCTGTCCCCAGCCAACAGCCAAGCTGAGAGTGTGAGGTCGAAGTCACCTAGCTTCAACAGTCAGGAAGATGCAGGCACGGGAAATAAATCTGAGGGTCCTGAAAATGCTTCAGGAGAAATGGAAGGAGTTGTTGCTTTGGATTTAACTTACGGCAATATTGGTCGGAAGGTCATTAAAGAAGAACCTGGCTTACACTTTGCAAATGGAGAATATG GTCGAACTAGTATTCCAGCTGCTTTTGTTAGGGCCCCGCCAGCCctcataaaaatggaaatgccGAGCGAGCGTCCCATTAGCACTAGCCATTTCATTGGCCCACCAGCTCTCTCCCCTGGTGTTGCCCCTCTCCTCGTGCCACGACCAAAATTCTGCCGTCCAGCCAAACAGCACATCTGCACTACGTGTGGGAAGAACTTCTCCTCTGCCAGCGCCCTGCAGATTCACGAACGGACCCATACCGGTGAGAAGCCATTTGCCTGCACCATCTGTGGGAGAGCCTTTACAACGAAAGGAAACCTGAAG GTCCATGTAGGAACTCACATGTGGAATAACTCTGCCAGGCGGGGAAGAAGGCTTTCAATTGATAACCCCATGGCTCTGCTGGGGAATGATCCCAAGAAG atGTAG
- the SALL4 gene encoding sal-like protein 4 isoform X1, with translation MSRRKQAKPQHINSEEQPPDAASGSPQDVPGDGDGEMSSKRCRTEETKICEKCCAEFFDLSEFLEHKKNCTKNPPVLIMNDSEGAVPPESFSEASVGSFPTDRMDSRTRKDTQAKGCTGSTEKREGKMDAESVGGMYLKIEPPAAPATPGLSYLPKSKVPNTNVTLQTIRGTKVAVNQRTSDAISSSAASFNAIPMILEQLVCLQQQQLQQIQLTEQIRIQIAMMAPHALHPSIAAAADPLKALGAHMSQQLSAAVALIGQKAGSQSLSLESLKQGKLPHSNTGVAAAGSLAAGLSSSFPLKPEASRSFPGSISRFPNPLLPQSSHSVIFQNPLSAVSSVIDSSKRVKGKPPNICVSESKSNAEEPFFKHKCKFCGKVFGNDSALQIHLRSHTGERPYKCNICGNRFTTKGNLKVHFQRHKDKYPHIKMNPYPVPEHLDNVPTSSGIPYGMSVPLDESNLIVDSKPLLTTLPTSAATSAPQNVSNLAGIKESLPGTFSGDLQSRPSPESEGGSSSSGAVGHESGTEQSLSSPQAACSGSIFHAGGSNEQGSETSKLQQLVENIDKSTADPNECLICHRVLSCQSSLKMHYRTHTGERPFKCKICGRAFSTKGNLKTHYGVHRANTPLKMQHSCPICQKKFTNAVVLQQHIRMHMGGQIPNTPMPENTSDNTDVDPAVAEKNGDVSRPDENVENIEMEEDLESQDGPRSSSKPPTPYDAQSESPATASGFSGIAALENQMKIVSSTLNLQRQSSLKSSDNGSAESDGMTNDSSSVAGDPDYQNGRSPAASESASLQALSPANSQAESVRSKSPSFNSQEDAGTGNKSEGPENASGEMEGVVALDLTYGNIGRKVIKEEPGLHFANGEYGRTSIPAAFVRAPPALIKMEMPSERPISTSHFIGPPALSPGVAPLLVPRPKFCRPAKQHICTTCGKNFSSASALQIHERTHTGEKPFACTICGRAFTTKGNLKVHVGTHMWNNSARRGRRLSIDNPMALLGNDPKKVSEMFPKDIMPPSVSIDPTVWNQYAAVLSNGIAMKTNEISVIQSGGLPTLPVTIGGGSAINTATVSKIDGTQSGTGSDTEKASGAAADNVPKHQFPHFMEENKIAVS, from the exons ATGTCGCGACGGAAGCAGGCGAAGCCCCAGCACATCAACTCCGAGGAGCAGCCCCCAGATGCTGCAAGTG ggagTCCACAAGACGTCCCAGGTGACGGAGATGGTGAAATGAGTTCCAAAAGGTGCCGAACAGAGGAAACTAAAATCTGTGAGAAATGCTGTGCAGAATTCTTTGATCTCTCTGAATTCCTTGAGCATAAGAAAAATTGCACTAAAAATCCACCTGTCCTAATCATGAATGACAGTGAGGGAGCAGTACCTCCTGAAAGCTTCTCTGAAGCTTCTGTAGGGAGCTTCCCAACCGACCGAATGGATAGCAGGACACGCAAGGACACTCAGGCAAAGGGCTGCACTGGTTCTAcggaaaagagagaaggaaaaatggatgCCGAATCGGTAGGAGGAATGTACCTTAAAATAGAACCCCCTGCTGCGCCTGCGACTCCTGGGCTAAGCTATCTACCAAAATCTAAAGTACCAAACACTAATGTGACTTTGCAGACGATACGTGGCACTAAAGTGGCTGTGAACCAACGTACCTCCGATGCCATCTCTTCTTCAGCAGCCAGTTTTAATGCTATTCCGATGATCCTGGAGCAGCTCGTgtgtttgcagcagcagcagctccagcaaatCCAGCTGACGGAGCAAATTCGCATTCAGATTGCCATGATGGCTCCCCATGCCCTGCATCCTTCtatagctgctgctgctgatccGCTGAAAGCTCTGGGTGCTCACATGTCTCAGCAGCTGTCGGCTGCTGTTGCTTTAATCGGACAAAAAGCTGGAAGCCAGAGCCTATCACTGGAATCCTTGAAGCAAGGAAAACTACCTCATTCTAACACTGGCGTTGCGGCCGCTGGCTCGCTGGCTGCCgggctttcctcctccttccccttgaAGCCGGAGGCAAGCAGAAGCTTCCCCGGCTCTATTTCTCGGTTCCCGAATCCTTTGCTACCTCAATCCTCCCACTCCGTCATCTTCCAAAATCCACTTTCGGCTGTGTCTTCTGTAATAGATTCCTCAAAGAGGGTGAAGGGGAAACCTCCCAATATTTGCGTGTCTGAAAGCAAATCGAATGCAGAAGAGCCGTTCTTCAAACACAAGTGTAAATTCTGCGGCAAGGTCTTTGGCAATGACAGTGCTCTGCAGATTCACCTCCGTTCCCACACCGGTGAGAGACCCTACAAGTGTAACATTTGTGGCAACCGCTTTACAACCAAAGGAAACCTTAAAGTGCATTTTCAGCGTCACAAAGACAAATATCCCCACATAAAGATGAATCCGTACCCGGTTCCTGAGCACCTGGACAATGTTCCCACTAGCAGCGGAATCCCCTATGGGATGTCTGTGCCACTGGATGAGTCCAACCTAATCGTGGATAGCAAACCTCTCCTAACAACCCTGCCTACCTCTGCGGCGACCAGCGCACCTCAGAATGTCTCCAACCTAGCAGGCATTAAGGAGTCCCTGCCCGGTACGTTCTCTGGTGACCTGCAGTCAAGGCCTTCTCCAGAAAGCGAAGGTGGCTCTTCCTCATCAGGGGCGGTCGGTCACGAATCGGGAACAGAGCAGAGCTTGAGTTCACCACAAGCTGCCTGTAGCGGGAGCATCTTCCACGCGGGTGGGTCCAACGAGCAAGGCTCTGAAACATCGAAGCTTCAGCAGCTGGTTGAAAACATCGACAAATCCACTGCTGACCCCAATGAGTGTCTGATCTGTCACAGAGTGCTGAGCTGTCAAAGCTCACTCAAAATGCATTATCGTACTCACACTGGAGAGAGGCCGTTCAAGTGTAAGATCTGTGGTCGTGCCTTCTCCACTAAAGGGAACCTTAAAACTCACTATGGTGTCCACCGAGCCAATACTCCTCTGAAGATGCAACATTCGTGTCCTATTTGCCAGAAGAAGTTTACAAACGCagttgtgctgcagcagcacatccGCATGCATATGGGGGGACAGATACCTAATACACCCATGCCCGAAAACACCTCTGACAACACTGATGTGGATCCTGCTGTAGCTGAGAAGAACGGAGACGTCAGCCGCCCAGATGAGAACGTGGAGAACATAGAGATGGAAGAGGACCTGGAGTCTCAGGATGGCCCTAGGAGTTCCTCAAAACCTCCTACTCCATACGATGCACAATCAGAATCACCAGCCACGGCATCTGGCTTCTCTGGTATTGCAGCACTGGAGAATCAAATGAAGATTGTCAGCTCTACTTTGAACTTGCAACGGCAAAGCAGCTTGAAGTCCAGCGACAATGGCTCGGCAGAAAGCGATGGCATGACAAACGATTCATCTTCTGTGGCAGGAGATCCGGATTACCAGAACGGCAGGAGCCCTGCTGCCTCTGAGTCTGCATCGCTCCAGGCTCTGTCCCCAGCCAACAGCCAAGCTGAGAGTGTGAGGTCGAAGTCACCTAGCTTCAACAGTCAGGAAGATGCAGGCACGGGAAATAAATCTGAGGGTCCTGAAAATGCTTCAGGAGAAATGGAAGGAGTTGTTGCTTTGGATTTAACTTACGGCAATATTGGTCGGAAGGTCATTAAAGAAGAACCTGGCTTACACTTTGCAAATGGAGAATATG GTCGAACTAGTATTCCAGCTGCTTTTGTTAGGGCCCCGCCAGCCctcataaaaatggaaatgccGAGCGAGCGTCCCATTAGCACTAGCCATTTCATTGGCCCACCAGCTCTCTCCCCTGGTGTTGCCCCTCTCCTCGTGCCACGACCAAAATTCTGCCGTCCAGCCAAACAGCACATCTGCACTACGTGTGGGAAGAACTTCTCCTCTGCCAGCGCCCTGCAGATTCACGAACGGACCCATACCGGTGAGAAGCCATTTGCCTGCACCATCTGTGGGAGAGCCTTTACAACGAAAGGAAACCTGAAG GTCCATGTAGGAACTCACATGTGGAATAACTCTGCCAGGCGGGGAAGAAGGCTTTCAATTGATAACCCCATGGCTCTGCTGGGGAATGATCCCAAGAAGGTATCTGAAATGTTTCCAAAGGATATAATGCCTCCTTCAGTGAGCATTGACCCCACAGTATGGAATCAGTATGCAGCGGTACTCAGCAATGGCATAGCAATGAAGACTAACGAGATCTCAGTGATCCAGAGCGGTGGCTTACCTACCCTTCCAGTCACCATTGGGGGTGGTTCGGCAATAAATACTGCTACAGTTTCCAAAATAGATGGGACCCAGTCTGGGACTGGTTCTGATACGGAGAAGGCCAgtggtgctgctgcagacaATGTGCCAAAACATCAGTTCCCTCATTTCATGGAGGAGAACAAAATTGCTGTTAGCTAA
- the SALL4 gene encoding sal-like protein 4 isoform X2 — translation MRSSGSPQDVPGDGDGEMSSKRCRTEETKICEKCCAEFFDLSEFLEHKKNCTKNPPVLIMNDSEGAVPPESFSEASVGSFPTDRMDSRTRKDTQAKGCTGSTEKREGKMDAESVGGMYLKIEPPAAPATPGLSYLPKSKVPNTNVTLQTIRGTKVAVNQRTSDAISSSAASFNAIPMILEQLVCLQQQQLQQIQLTEQIRIQIAMMAPHALHPSIAAAADPLKALGAHMSQQLSAAVALIGQKAGSQSLSLESLKQGKLPHSNTGVAAAGSLAAGLSSSFPLKPEASRSFPGSISRFPNPLLPQSSHSVIFQNPLSAVSSVIDSSKRVKGKPPNICVSESKSNAEEPFFKHKCKFCGKVFGNDSALQIHLRSHTGERPYKCNICGNRFTTKGNLKVHFQRHKDKYPHIKMNPYPVPEHLDNVPTSSGIPYGMSVPLDESNLIVDSKPLLTTLPTSAATSAPQNVSNLAGIKESLPGTFSGDLQSRPSPESEGGSSSSGAVGHESGTEQSLSSPQAACSGSIFHAGGSNEQGSETSKLQQLVENIDKSTADPNECLICHRVLSCQSSLKMHYRTHTGERPFKCKICGRAFSTKGNLKTHYGVHRANTPLKMQHSCPICQKKFTNAVVLQQHIRMHMGGQIPNTPMPENTSDNTDVDPAVAEKNGDVSRPDENVENIEMEEDLESQDGPRSSSKPPTPYDAQSESPATASGFSGIAALENQMKIVSSTLNLQRQSSLKSSDNGSAESDGMTNDSSSVAGDPDYQNGRSPAASESASLQALSPANSQAESVRSKSPSFNSQEDAGTGNKSEGPENASGEMEGVVALDLTYGNIGRKVIKEEPGLHFANGEYGRTSIPAAFVRAPPALIKMEMPSERPISTSHFIGPPALSPGVAPLLVPRPKFCRPAKQHICTTCGKNFSSASALQIHERTHTGEKPFACTICGRAFTTKGNLKVHVGTHMWNNSARRGRRLSIDNPMALLGNDPKKVSEMFPKDIMPPSVSIDPTVWNQYAAVLSNGIAMKTNEISVIQSGGLPTLPVTIGGGSAINTATVSKIDGTQSGTGSDTEKASGAAADNVPKHQFPHFMEENKIAVS, via the exons ATGCGGAGCTCAG ggagTCCACAAGACGTCCCAGGTGACGGAGATGGTGAAATGAGTTCCAAAAGGTGCCGAACAGAGGAAACTAAAATCTGTGAGAAATGCTGTGCAGAATTCTTTGATCTCTCTGAATTCCTTGAGCATAAGAAAAATTGCACTAAAAATCCACCTGTCCTAATCATGAATGACAGTGAGGGAGCAGTACCTCCTGAAAGCTTCTCTGAAGCTTCTGTAGGGAGCTTCCCAACCGACCGAATGGATAGCAGGACACGCAAGGACACTCAGGCAAAGGGCTGCACTGGTTCTAcggaaaagagagaaggaaaaatggatgCCGAATCGGTAGGAGGAATGTACCTTAAAATAGAACCCCCTGCTGCGCCTGCGACTCCTGGGCTAAGCTATCTACCAAAATCTAAAGTACCAAACACTAATGTGACTTTGCAGACGATACGTGGCACTAAAGTGGCTGTGAACCAACGTACCTCCGATGCCATCTCTTCTTCAGCAGCCAGTTTTAATGCTATTCCGATGATCCTGGAGCAGCTCGTgtgtttgcagcagcagcagctccagcaaatCCAGCTGACGGAGCAAATTCGCATTCAGATTGCCATGATGGCTCCCCATGCCCTGCATCCTTCtatagctgctgctgctgatccGCTGAAAGCTCTGGGTGCTCACATGTCTCAGCAGCTGTCGGCTGCTGTTGCTTTAATCGGACAAAAAGCTGGAAGCCAGAGCCTATCACTGGAATCCTTGAAGCAAGGAAAACTACCTCATTCTAACACTGGCGTTGCGGCCGCTGGCTCGCTGGCTGCCgggctttcctcctccttccccttgaAGCCGGAGGCAAGCAGAAGCTTCCCCGGCTCTATTTCTCGGTTCCCGAATCCTTTGCTACCTCAATCCTCCCACTCCGTCATCTTCCAAAATCCACTTTCGGCTGTGTCTTCTGTAATAGATTCCTCAAAGAGGGTGAAGGGGAAACCTCCCAATATTTGCGTGTCTGAAAGCAAATCGAATGCAGAAGAGCCGTTCTTCAAACACAAGTGTAAATTCTGCGGCAAGGTCTTTGGCAATGACAGTGCTCTGCAGATTCACCTCCGTTCCCACACCGGTGAGAGACCCTACAAGTGTAACATTTGTGGCAACCGCTTTACAACCAAAGGAAACCTTAAAGTGCATTTTCAGCGTCACAAAGACAAATATCCCCACATAAAGATGAATCCGTACCCGGTTCCTGAGCACCTGGACAATGTTCCCACTAGCAGCGGAATCCCCTATGGGATGTCTGTGCCACTGGATGAGTCCAACCTAATCGTGGATAGCAAACCTCTCCTAACAACCCTGCCTACCTCTGCGGCGACCAGCGCACCTCAGAATGTCTCCAACCTAGCAGGCATTAAGGAGTCCCTGCCCGGTACGTTCTCTGGTGACCTGCAGTCAAGGCCTTCTCCAGAAAGCGAAGGTGGCTCTTCCTCATCAGGGGCGGTCGGTCACGAATCGGGAACAGAGCAGAGCTTGAGTTCACCACAAGCTGCCTGTAGCGGGAGCATCTTCCACGCGGGTGGGTCCAACGAGCAAGGCTCTGAAACATCGAAGCTTCAGCAGCTGGTTGAAAACATCGACAAATCCACTGCTGACCCCAATGAGTGTCTGATCTGTCACAGAGTGCTGAGCTGTCAAAGCTCACTCAAAATGCATTATCGTACTCACACTGGAGAGAGGCCGTTCAAGTGTAAGATCTGTGGTCGTGCCTTCTCCACTAAAGGGAACCTTAAAACTCACTATGGTGTCCACCGAGCCAATACTCCTCTGAAGATGCAACATTCGTGTCCTATTTGCCAGAAGAAGTTTACAAACGCagttgtgctgcagcagcacatccGCATGCATATGGGGGGACAGATACCTAATACACCCATGCCCGAAAACACCTCTGACAACACTGATGTGGATCCTGCTGTAGCTGAGAAGAACGGAGACGTCAGCCGCCCAGATGAGAACGTGGAGAACATAGAGATGGAAGAGGACCTGGAGTCTCAGGATGGCCCTAGGAGTTCCTCAAAACCTCCTACTCCATACGATGCACAATCAGAATCACCAGCCACGGCATCTGGCTTCTCTGGTATTGCAGCACTGGAGAATCAAATGAAGATTGTCAGCTCTACTTTGAACTTGCAACGGCAAAGCAGCTTGAAGTCCAGCGACAATGGCTCGGCAGAAAGCGATGGCATGACAAACGATTCATCTTCTGTGGCAGGAGATCCGGATTACCAGAACGGCAGGAGCCCTGCTGCCTCTGAGTCTGCATCGCTCCAGGCTCTGTCCCCAGCCAACAGCCAAGCTGAGAGTGTGAGGTCGAAGTCACCTAGCTTCAACAGTCAGGAAGATGCAGGCACGGGAAATAAATCTGAGGGTCCTGAAAATGCTTCAGGAGAAATGGAAGGAGTTGTTGCTTTGGATTTAACTTACGGCAATATTGGTCGGAAGGTCATTAAAGAAGAACCTGGCTTACACTTTGCAAATGGAGAATATG GTCGAACTAGTATTCCAGCTGCTTTTGTTAGGGCCCCGCCAGCCctcataaaaatggaaatgccGAGCGAGCGTCCCATTAGCACTAGCCATTTCATTGGCCCACCAGCTCTCTCCCCTGGTGTTGCCCCTCTCCTCGTGCCACGACCAAAATTCTGCCGTCCAGCCAAACAGCACATCTGCACTACGTGTGGGAAGAACTTCTCCTCTGCCAGCGCCCTGCAGATTCACGAACGGACCCATACCGGTGAGAAGCCATTTGCCTGCACCATCTGTGGGAGAGCCTTTACAACGAAAGGAAACCTGAAG GTCCATGTAGGAACTCACATGTGGAATAACTCTGCCAGGCGGGGAAGAAGGCTTTCAATTGATAACCCCATGGCTCTGCTGGGGAATGATCCCAAGAAGGTATCTGAAATGTTTCCAAAGGATATAATGCCTCCTTCAGTGAGCATTGACCCCACAGTATGGAATCAGTATGCAGCGGTACTCAGCAATGGCATAGCAATGAAGACTAACGAGATCTCAGTGATCCAGAGCGGTGGCTTACCTACCCTTCCAGTCACCATTGGGGGTGGTTCGGCAATAAATACTGCTACAGTTTCCAAAATAGATGGGACCCAGTCTGGGACTGGTTCTGATACGGAGAAGGCCAgtggtgctgctgcagacaATGTGCCAAAACATCAGTTCCCTCATTTCATGGAGGAGAACAAAATTGCTGTTAGCTAA